AAAAGCATACCAATTGCATGTTCTCCAACAGAATCTCTATTTCCTTCTGGAGAATTAAATAAAATAATATTCTTTTGCGCTGCAAAATCTTCATCAATATTCTCCAAGCCTGCCCCTACTCTACCAATAAATTTTAAGTTAGTTGCTTTACCCAAAAAAGTTTTATCGATTGGAAATCTACTTCTAACAATTAATCCATCATAAAGATTAATTTTTTGTTCAATAATTTCTTTGGGTGAACTATAATCTTCATCAACTATAAATCCTGCTTCTCGAAGTCCTTTATTCAAACATTCATGATTAGAATCTATTGCTAAAATTTTATATGCCGTATTCATTGCAAAAGTTTTATCAAAGTTACAACGATTGACTTTATCTAAACAGAAATAGTAAAAAAAATGGTTGTAAACAAAACGTTTATAACCATGTTAATAAGCTTTTAAATCACTTATAATAAAGAGATTAAATTGTTAATTAAATCATTATTTATCGATCAATTATAAACTTAATGAATAATTCTTAACGCATTTGGTAAGACTTTAACTTTCACTTGAGGTGAATTAGTTTGATGTATTTCTCCATCAAGTTGATAGGTAATCGGTAAACCATCTAAGGTTTCAATTTTGAATTTTTTTACTTTACGGTATTGAGCTTTTTCTAACAAATCAATTTTTTTAGCCAAAACTAAAACGGAAAAATAAAATTGTTCGAAAACATCTAAATCTTCAATCATTAACAAATCCAACTCTCCATCAGATAAATCTGCTTTTGGTGTAAAAGAGATGCCATATCCCGCAATGTTTGAATTAGAACAGAAAAGATAATAAAAACTCTTCTCGATTATAACATCATCTATATAAAGACGAAATAATTTTGATTTGTAATTCAACAATGTTTTAACAGAAGCATCAACGTAACCAGTAATTGTTCGCTTTTGATTCTCTTCATACGTCTTGATTACTTCAGCATCAATTCCAAAACCAAGATTACTAAAAAAATAGTTATCCTCTACCCGACCGACATCTATTGTATGCACAGAATTTGTTTTGATAATTTCAATCGCTTTGTTGATATCTTTCGGAATATTCAAATTAGTTGCTAAACCATTTCCAGAACCAGCAGGAATAATTCCCAAAGCAATATTTGTATTTACCAAAGCACTGGCCACTTCATTGATTGTTCCATCTCCGCCACACGCAACAATCACATCCGAATGGTCTGCTATTGCTTCTTTTACCAATTCTTTTGCATGAAATTGATAAGCGGTTTCTTTCAAAACTATTTCGTCAGAAGCATCAAATTTTGCTTGTAGAAAATCGATTGAAATATCGTGTTTTGCATTTCCAGAATTTGGATTTACAATGAAAGTGTACCTCATTTTTTAGGAATTGAATTTTATTGAGCAACAAAAATAAGAAAACTAAAAGAATCAAGCGATTTAAGGTGTTTTTTTGGATAAAAACTATCAAAAACTTTCTAACTTTGTCTTATGAAAATTAAAGAAATTCAAAACGAAATAGTAGACGAATTCTCATTTTTTGATGATTGGGAACAACGTTACGAATATTTAATCGAATTAGGAAAAAGTTTAGAAACATTAACTGAAGAAGAAAAAACAGATGATAAAATTATCAAAGGCTGTCAGTCTTCTGTTTGGTTAGATGCAGAACTTGATGGAAACACCATCAAATTCAAAGCCGATTCTAATGCAATTTTACCAAAAGGAATTGCTGCTTTATTGGTGAGAATGTACAACAAGCAAACGCCAAAAGATATTTTAGAATCGGATACAGATTTTATCAACGAAATTGGTTTATCAGAATTTTTATCTCCAACTCGTGCGAACGGTTTATTGGCGATGATTAAACAATTTAAATTCTATGCAATTGCATTTCAATCGAAACAAAATAATAGTTAAAACTATAATCAAAGCAACCTAAAATAATGGACGATTTTCTTGGACAAGCATTTATATTTTTATTTTCAGCTGTAATCTGCGTACCGATTTCTAAAAAACTTGGTATGGGTTCGGTTTTAGGATATTTAATTGCGGGTGTTTTAATTGGACCTTATGTCCTAAAATTTGTAGGTAATGATGGAGCAGATATCATGCATGCAACAGAATTTGGTGTAGTAATGATGCTCTTCCTTGTAGGATTAGAACTTGATCCGAAAGAATTCTGGAAGATGAAAGATAAAATCATCAGCCTAGGAGGAATGCAAGTTTTGGGAACAATTCTAATTACAACATTAGTTGGAGTTTTTGCGCTGAAAATGAATTTACCCTTGGCTCTTTCCATCTCATTTGCTGTAACGATGTCTTCTACTGCGATAATTATGCAAACACTTAGCGAAAAAGGATTGACCAAAACTAGTATTGGTAAGTCGACATTCTCGGTACTTTTATTTCAAGATATAATGGTTATTCCAATACTAGCGATCATTCCGCTTTTGGTTGGAGATTCGCTCATACAATCAATCGGAGACGATTCAAAAAGCTTACTTGTTGGAGGTCCAGCCTTCATGAAAACTTTGGTAATTGTAGGAGCGATTACTTTTATTTATGTAATTGGTCGCTATATTATTACACCTTATTTCAAATATGTTGGACAGTTGCAAGTACGTGAAATTTATACAGCATCTGCGTTACTTTTGGTAATTGGCGTTTCAGTTTTAATGCAAAAAGTAGGTATTTCACCTGCTTTAGGAGCTTTCATCGCTGGTGTAGTTTTAGCAAATAATGAATATAAACATCAGTTAGAAAGTGATATCGAGCCGTTTAAATCATTGTTATTAGGAATCTTTTTTATTGCAGTTGGATCAACAATAAACTTCAAATTAATTGCAGATAAACCATTTATGATTCTTGGATTAACATTCGGAATTATGTTAATAAAATCTTTGGTTTTATGGCTAATTGGAATCAAACACAAATTTGATTTTGATCAAAAATGGTTGTTCATTTTATTATTATCTCAAGTCGGAGAATTTGCTTTTGTAATTTTAGCATTAACTCGAAATTTAGATATTTTAAGCAAAGAATGGTATGATATGATGTTGGCTACAACGGCCATTACAATGGTTTTCACGCCTTTACTTTTGGTATTAAATGAAAAATTAATTCTAAAATATTTTGGAGTCAAAACAAAAGTTAAAACCATTATTCAAAACGATAAAATAATGCCAAATTCTGCTGACGGAGAAATTATTATTGCAGGTTTTGGTGATTTTGGGAATACCATAAGCCGAGTTTTAAAAAGCACTGGAATAAAATCGATTGTTTTGGATAATGATAGTGAGCGTGTAGAGAAAATGCGCAAGCAAGGTTTTAATGTCTTTTATGGTGATGCAACAAATATTAATTTATTAAAATCTGCTGGAGCCGAACATGCTAAATATTTTGTAGCCGCTTTAGATCCACCAGAAATCAATCAAAAATTGGTATATATCGTTCGAAAAAACTTTCCAAATCTCGAAATTATTGTTCGTGCAAAAAACCGTAGTTATGCCTACAATTATTTAAAAGATGGGTTGAATGAAGTGTACAGAGAAAACTTTTTCTCATCTGTTTATGTAGGAAGACAAATTCTAATGAAATATGGTTTCACTTATGATGAAGCTGCTAAAGTTGGAGAAATTTTTATTAAAAGTGATCGTAAATCATTGCGAAAAATCGCAAAACACGCCGAAAATTCAGATCAATATTTTGAAGCTTCAAAGCAAGAATTTGAGAAACAAATGAAAATGGTTGCAAAAGAAATTAACAACAGAAATCATGGAGAAAACGAATCGTAAGAAACTGTTAGTTTTACGTTTTTCTGCTTTGGGTGATGTAACGATGATCGCTCCTATTTTACAGGAATTTATTCAACAAAATCCAAATATTGAAGTCTATGTTGCTTCGCGTCCGTTTATGGGAAATATTTTCAAACAATTTCCGCAGATCAAATTTATTCCGGTTGATTTAAACAACAAATACAAAGGCTTT
This portion of the Empedobacter stercoris genome encodes:
- a CDS encoding monovalent cation:proton antiporter-2 (CPA2) family protein, which produces MDDFLGQAFIFLFSAVICVPISKKLGMGSVLGYLIAGVLIGPYVLKFVGNDGADIMHATEFGVVMMLFLVGLELDPKEFWKMKDKIISLGGMQVLGTILITTLVGVFALKMNLPLALSISFAVTMSSTAIIMQTLSEKGLTKTSIGKSTFSVLLFQDIMVIPILAIIPLLVGDSLIQSIGDDSKSLLVGGPAFMKTLVIVGAITFIYVIGRYIITPYFKYVGQLQVREIYTASALLLVIGVSVLMQKVGISPALGAFIAGVVLANNEYKHQLESDIEPFKSLLLGIFFIAVGSTINFKLIADKPFMILGLTFGIMLIKSLVLWLIGIKHKFDFDQKWLFILLLSQVGEFAFVILALTRNLDILSKEWYDMMLATTAITMVFTPLLLVLNEKLILKYFGVKTKVKTIIQNDKIMPNSADGEIIIAGFGDFGNTISRVLKSTGIKSIVLDNDSERVEKMRKQGFNVFYGDATNINLLKSAGAEHAKYFVAALDPPEINQKLVYIVRKNFPNLEIIVRAKNRSYAYNYLKDGLNEVYRENFFSSVYVGRQILMKYGFTYDEAAKVGEIFIKSDRKSLRKIAKHAENSDQYFEASKQEFEKQMKMVAKEINNRNHGENES
- a CDS encoding diacylglycerol/lipid kinase family protein, with translation MRYTFIVNPNSGNAKHDISIDFLQAKFDASDEIVLKETAYQFHAKELVKEAIADHSDVIVACGGDGTINEVASALVNTNIALGIIPAGSGNGLATNLNIPKDINKAIEIIKTNSVHTIDVGRVEDNYFFSNLGFGIDAEVIKTYEENQKRTITGYVDASVKTLLNYKSKLFRLYIDDVIIEKSFYYLFCSNSNIAGYGISFTPKADLSDGELDLLMIEDLDVFEQFYFSVLVLAKKIDLLEKAQYRKVKKFKIETLDGLPITYQLDGEIHQTNSPQVKVKVLPNALRIIH
- a CDS encoding SufE family protein, whose protein sequence is MKIKEIQNEIVDEFSFFDDWEQRYEYLIELGKSLETLTEEEKTDDKIIKGCQSSVWLDAELDGNTIKFKADSNAILPKGIAALLVRMYNKQTPKDILESDTDFINEIGLSEFLSPTRANGLLAMIKQFKFYAIAFQSKQNNS